A single Pseudanabaenaceae cyanobacterium SKYG29 DNA region contains:
- the carB gene encoding carbamoyl-phosphate synthase large subunit, whose translation MPRRNDIHKILLIGAGPIVIGQACEFDYSGTQACKVLKEEGYEVVLVNSNPATIMTDPRTADRTYIEPITPEIVEQIIAKERPDALLPTMGGQTALNTAVALAEGGVLDKYGVELIGAKLEAIKKAEDRKLFKETMQQIGIKVCPSGLATTMAEARAVAQSIGSYPLIIRPSYTLGGTGGGIAYNQEEFEQIASGGLEASPRSQILIEQSLLGWKEYELEVMRDIADNVVIICSIENVDPMGVHTGDSITVAPAQTLTDKEYQRLRDYAIKVMRAIGVETGGSNVQFAVNPEDGEVIIIEMNPRVSRSSALASKATGFPIAKMAAKLAVGYTLNEIPNDITKKTPASFEPTIDYVVTKIPRFAFEKFPGSDPTLTTQMKSVGEVMAIGRTFQESVQKAIRSLETGRFGFGADREDPVYSLEQIKASLRTPNPDRLLMIRQAFLAGLTVETVANLSKIDPWFIQKLREITDQELAIKGKALAEIAPEEMLQLKRMGFSDRQIAFLTRTSEDDVREYRQQLGIVPVYKTVDTCAAEFEAFTPYHYSTYETETEIRPTEKPKVMILGGGPNRIGQGIEFDYCCCHASYALQELGYETIMVNSNPETVSTDYDTSDRLYFEPLTREDVLNIIEAEKPIGIIIQFGGQTPLKLAIPLQKYLQAHPELPTKIWGTSPDSIDIAEDRERFEKICEELGIRQPANGIARSFPEALEVARRVGYPVVVRPSYVLGGRGMEVVYTDSELENYMLRAVLIEPEHPVLIDHFLEGAIEVDVDAIADSQGNVVIGGIMEHIEEAGIHSGDSACAIPTFSLSKATLDTIREWTIALAKRLQVVGLMNVQYAVQVERNGYQKEQVFILEANPRASRTVPYVSKAIGVPLVNLATKVMAGYSLPELGFTREVFPDRISIKEAVLPFAKFPGTDTILGPEMRSTGEVMGIDTDFGRAYAKSQIAAGQNLPLSGTVFISVNERDKRSVTSVAEGFAELGFRIIATEGTYRILQRNGIPCQQVLKLHEGRPHIGDAIKNGQVQLIVNTPSGSEAQTDAQMIRRAALLYKIPVITTIAGAKATIAAIRALKEAPLSVQAIQEFHQAVR comes from the coding sequence ATGCCCCGGCGTAACGACATCCATAAAATTCTGCTCATCGGTGCGGGTCCGATCGTCATTGGTCAAGCCTGCGAATTTGACTATTCAGGCACCCAGGCGTGCAAAGTCCTCAAGGAAGAGGGCTACGAAGTGGTATTAGTCAACTCCAACCCCGCTACGATCATGACTGACCCCCGTACTGCCGATCGGACTTACATTGAGCCTATCACACCGGAGATTGTGGAGCAGATCATTGCTAAGGAGCGCCCTGATGCGCTGTTACCCACTATGGGGGGACAAACTGCTCTCAATACCGCTGTGGCTTTGGCAGAGGGGGGTGTGTTAGACAAGTATGGTGTAGAGCTGATCGGGGCAAAGTTAGAGGCGATCAAAAAGGCAGAAGACCGCAAATTGTTCAAGGAGACGATGCAGCAGATAGGCATCAAGGTCTGTCCGTCGGGGTTGGCGACCACCATGGCAGAAGCGCGGGCAGTGGCGCAGAGTATTGGCAGTTATCCCTTGATTATTCGTCCCAGTTACACCCTGGGGGGCACAGGCGGTGGCATTGCCTACAACCAAGAAGAGTTTGAACAGATTGCCAGTGGTGGGTTAGAGGCTTCCCCACGGTCCCAAATTTTGATTGAACAGTCCCTCTTGGGCTGGAAGGAGTATGAACTAGAGGTGATGCGGGATATTGCCGACAATGTGGTGATCATTTGTAGTATTGAAAATGTCGACCCGATGGGCGTACATACAGGGGATTCAATTACCGTCGCTCCTGCCCAAACCTTGACCGATAAAGAGTATCAACGGCTACGGGACTATGCCATCAAAGTGATGCGTGCCATCGGTGTGGAAACTGGTGGTTCTAATGTGCAGTTTGCCGTCAACCCAGAGGACGGAGAAGTAATCATTATTGAGATGAATCCCCGTGTGTCCCGCAGTTCCGCCCTGGCTTCCAAGGCGACGGGTTTCCCCATTGCTAAAATGGCAGCGAAGTTAGCGGTGGGCTATACCCTCAACGAAATTCCCAACGACATCACCAAAAAGACACCCGCCAGTTTTGAACCTACCATCGACTACGTTGTCACCAAAATTCCGCGCTTTGCTTTTGAGAAATTCCCTGGTTCTGACCCCACCCTGACCACGCAAATGAAGTCGGTGGGAGAGGTGATGGCGATCGGGCGGACATTCCAGGAGTCAGTGCAAAAAGCGATTCGCTCGTTAGAGACGGGCAGGTTTGGCTTTGGTGCCGACCGCGAAGACCCCGTTTACTCCCTAGAGCAAATTAAGGCGAGTTTGCGCACCCCCAATCCCGATCGGTTATTGATGATTCGCCAGGCATTTTTAGCGGGGTTGACAGTGGAAACAGTGGCTAATTTAAGCAAGATTGACCCCTGGTTTATCCAAAAATTGCGGGAAATCACTGACCAAGAATTGGCAATCAAGGGCAAAGCTCTGGCGGAAATTGCACCAGAGGAAATGCTCCAACTAAAACGAATGGGCTTTAGCGATCGGCAAATTGCCTTTTTGACCAGAACTAGCGAAGACGATGTACGAGAATATCGCCAGCAATTGGGGATAGTTCCTGTCTATAAAACCGTAGATACTTGTGCTGCTGAATTTGAGGCGTTTACTCCCTATCACTACTCCACCTACGAAACAGAAACGGAAATTAGACCAACAGAGAAGCCCAAGGTGATGATTCTAGGGGGCGGTCCCAACCGCATTGGGCAAGGGATTGAGTTTGACTACTGTTGTTGCCATGCTAGCTACGCTCTGCAGGAGTTGGGTTATGAAACGATCATGGTCAACTCTAACCCCGAAACAGTTTCCACCGACTACGACACTAGCGATCGTCTCTATTTTGAACCCCTAACCCGCGAAGATGTATTGAATATAATTGAGGCGGAAAAACCGATCGGTATTATCATTCAATTTGGGGGACAGACGCCCCTCAAGTTAGCTATTCCCCTGCAAAAGTATCTGCAAGCCCATCCAGAATTGCCAACAAAAATCTGGGGGACATCGCCTGACTCGATTGACATTGCTGAAGACCGGGAGCGGTTTGAAAAAATCTGTGAAGAGTTGGGTATCCGTCAGCCTGCCAATGGCATTGCGCGGTCATTTCCGGAAGCTCTAGAAGTAGCGCGTCGCGTTGGCTATCCCGTGGTAGTCCGTCCCAGCTACGTTTTGGGGGGGCGGGGGATGGAAGTCGTCTACACCGATAGCGAACTAGAAAACTACATGCTGCGGGCAGTTTTAATTGAACCGGAGCACCCTGTATTGATTGACCATTTTCTGGAGGGGGCGATCGAAGTTGACGTAGATGCCATTGCCGACAGTCAGGGGAACGTAGTGATTGGGGGGATCATGGAACACATAGAGGAAGCGGGGATTCACTCTGGGGATTCCGCCTGTGCTATTCCCACTTTCTCCCTCAGCAAAGCCACCCTCGATACCATCAGAGAATGGACAATCGCTCTGGCTAAGCGTCTGCAGGTGGTTGGTTTAATGAACGTACAATACGCAGTGCAAGTAGAGCGCAATGGCTATCAGAAAGAGCAGGTGTTCATCCTAGAAGCCAATCCCAGAGCGTCACGCACGGTGCCCTATGTTAGCAAAGCGATCGGTGTGCCCCTGGTCAACCTGGCAACTAAGGTGATGGCGGGCTACTCACTGCCTGAATTGGGATTTACAAGGGAAGTATTCCCCGATCGGATATCCATCAAGGAAGCTGTCTTACCCTTTGCCAAATTCCCTGGCACAGATACGATTTTGGGACCAGAAATGCGATCGACGGGGGAAGTAATGGGCATTGATACAGACTTTGGGCGCGCCTATGCTAAATCCCAGATTGCAGCGGGGCAGAATTTACCCCTAAGTGGGACTGTATTTATTTCAGTCAATGAAAGAGACAAACGCAGCGTTACCAGTGTTGCCGAAGGCTTTGCCGAGTTAGGTTTTAGAATCATTGCTACAGAAGGGACCTATAGGATTTTGCAGCGCAATGGCATTCCCTGTCAGCAAGTCCTAAAACTCCACGAAGGTAGACCCCACATCGGGGATGCGATCAAAAATGGGCAGGTACAACTAATTGTGAACACCCCCTCCGGCAGTGAAGCCCAGACCGATGCCCAAATGATCCGCCGGGCTGCTCTTCTGTACAAAATTCCTGTTATCACCACTATTGCGGGAGCTAAAGCCACGATCGCTGCCATTCGTGCCCTTAAGGAAGCCCCCCTCTCGGTTCAGGCAATTCAGGAATTTCACCAGGCAGTGCGTTAG
- a CDS encoding FkbM family methyltransferase, producing the protein MTDIIKGRYFGVVFPTIRGRQVSLQLFLDENEYTQRLILSNFARGVPYEPEISRLFLEFLTEGDTVIDVGAHVGYYSLLASVLVGAPGKVIACEMSKANLLRLLYHCQINNASNISIVAGAVGDQCREVSFFVNLDNDGGHALWNVGNHPYNQNSAKQRQQEKVIMRTLDAITQEYEVAKIKLIKIDVEGAEPLVLKGGRNTIDRLKPPFVICEINEFGLQQMGYSQMSVRHFFYDLGYHSYVITDRLLPLLPNSNWQQGLFNVLFSIHTDLHKS; encoded by the coding sequence ATGACGGACATCATCAAGGGTAGGTACTTTGGGGTAGTTTTTCCTACCATTCGAGGACGGCAGGTATCTCTGCAACTATTTTTAGACGAAAATGAATATACCCAAAGGTTGATCTTATCTAACTTTGCTAGGGGTGTTCCCTACGAGCCAGAGATTTCTCGCTTGTTTTTAGAGTTTCTGACAGAAGGTGACACTGTAATTGATGTCGGTGCTCATGTTGGTTACTATTCCCTGCTTGCCTCTGTTTTGGTGGGTGCCCCAGGGAAAGTAATTGCCTGTGAAATGTCCAAGGCTAATTTACTGCGGTTACTTTACCACTGTCAAATCAACAATGCCAGCAACATAAGTATAGTGGCAGGGGCAGTGGGTGATCAATGCCGCGAAGTTAGCTTCTTTGTCAATCTTGATAACGATGGCGGACATGCTCTGTGGAATGTGGGCAATCATCCCTACAACCAAAACAGTGCCAAACAGCGCCAGCAGGAAAAAGTAATTATGCGTACCTTGGATGCAATTACCCAGGAATATGAGGTTGCGAAAATTAAACTCATTAAAATTGATGTAGAAGGAGCTGAACCCCTAGTACTAAAAGGTGGTAGGAATACGATCGATCGCCTCAAGCCTCCATTTGTTATATGTGAAATTAATGAGTTTGGGTTACAACAAATGGGCTATAGCCAAATGTCTGTGCGGCATTTCTTTTACGATTTGGGCTACCATAGCTACGTCATTACCGATCGGTTATTGCCGCTTTTGCCTAACAGTAACTGGCAGCAAGGTTTATTCAATGTTTTATTTTCTATACATACAGACTTGCACAAGAGCTAG
- a CDS encoding polyribonucleotide nucleotidyltransferase, with protein sequence MSAIEKTIPFFGREIKLFINKFAPQAGGCVLIQCGDTAVLVTATKGEAREGIDFVPLVVDYEERLYAAGRIPGGFLKREGKPPEKAILTCRLIDRPLRPLFPNWIREEIQVVATTLSLDEKVPADVLAVTGASVACWLAKLPFKGPMAGVRVGLHQDEFIINPTFAEIESGDLDLVVAGTPEGVVMVEAGANQLPEQDMLEAIEFGYEAVEELVKAQQRIMGELGIEPPDLTPPPNEYVEFEQFVAEKATDRVQEVIASCEKEKAVRDAKLDAIKEDVKAAIEALPEDHPFRAVSSDVFNATFKELTKKLMRRQVIEQNIRIDGRKLDEIRPISCEVGVLPRVHGSALFNRGLTQVLSVATLGTSEDAQDMSDELYVEEKKRYLHHYNMPPYSVGEVKPLRSPGRREVGHGALAERALVPVIPSEKDFPYVLRVVSEVLSSNGSTSMGSVCASTLALMDAGVPLLKPVSGVAMGLVQEGDEVRILTDIQGIEDFLGDMDFKVAGTDTGITALQMDMKITNISLKTLREAIYQARAGRLFILDKMLQTLPKPRPELSPYAPRLTTMKINPDQIGLVIGPGGKNIKGIIEETGAKIDISDDGTVTIASTSREGARRAQLMIESMTRKIAVGDVFLGKVTRIIPIGAFVEFLPGKEGMVHISQLSENRVARVEDVIDVGDNIVVKVREIDQKGRFNLTRLGIHPEEAAQAQANAL encoded by the coding sequence ATGAGTGCTATAGAAAAAACTATCCCCTTTTTTGGCAGAGAGATCAAGCTGTTTATTAACAAATTTGCTCCCCAGGCAGGAGGTTGTGTCCTGATTCAGTGTGGTGATACAGCAGTACTGGTGACGGCAACCAAAGGTGAGGCGCGGGAAGGTATTGATTTTGTCCCCCTGGTAGTGGACTACGAAGAACGGCTCTATGCTGCAGGACGGATTCCTGGTGGGTTCTTGAAGCGGGAAGGTAAACCCCCCGAAAAAGCAATTCTGACCTGCCGCTTGATTGACCGCCCCTTACGTCCCCTCTTTCCCAACTGGATTAGGGAGGAAATTCAAGTAGTGGCTACTACCCTCTCCTTAGATGAAAAGGTGCCAGCGGATGTCCTAGCAGTAACGGGAGCTTCGGTGGCTTGCTGGTTGGCAAAGTTGCCCTTCAAGGGACCGATGGCGGGGGTGCGTGTGGGTCTGCATCAGGATGAGTTCATTATCAACCCCACTTTTGCGGAAATTGAATCCGGTGACCTGGATTTGGTAGTAGCGGGCACGCCTGAGGGGGTAGTGATGGTGGAGGCAGGAGCAAATCAACTCCCCGAACAGGACATGCTGGAAGCGATCGAGTTTGGCTATGAAGCAGTAGAGGAACTGGTAAAGGCGCAACAGCGCATCATGGGGGAATTGGGTATTGAGCCTCCTGATCTAACTCCTCCCCCCAACGAATATGTGGAGTTTGAACAGTTTGTGGCAGAAAAAGCCACCGATCGGGTGCAGGAGGTAATTGCCAGTTGCGAGAAGGAAAAAGCTGTTAGGGATGCTAAGTTAGATGCCATTAAGGAAGATGTAAAAGCAGCGATCGAGGCGTTGCCGGAGGACCATCCATTCCGTGCAGTCAGTAGTGATGTGTTCAATGCTACCTTCAAGGAACTAACTAAGAAGTTGATGCGGCGGCAGGTGATTGAGCAGAATATCCGCATTGACGGGCGCAAGTTGGATGAAATTCGTCCCATTTCCTGTGAGGTAGGGGTATTGCCCAGGGTGCATGGCAGTGCCTTGTTTAATCGAGGTTTGACCCAGGTACTATCAGTGGCAACCTTGGGTACAAGTGAAGATGCCCAGGATATGTCCGATGAACTCTACGTGGAAGAGAAAAAACGCTATCTCCATCACTACAATATGCCCCCCTATTCCGTGGGAGAAGTAAAACCCCTCCGATCGCCAGGTCGCCGGGAGGTGGGGCACGGAGCGCTAGCGGAAAGGGCTTTGGTGCCAGTGATTCCTTCGGAGAAGGATTTTCCCTATGTGCTGCGGGTAGTGTCAGAGGTACTCTCTTCCAATGGCTCCACTTCTATGGGGTCGGTGTGTGCTTCTACCCTAGCGCTGATGGATGCGGGGGTACCTCTGTTGAAGCCTGTCTCTGGTGTGGCGATGGGTTTGGTGCAAGAAGGGGATGAGGTACGCATCCTGACAGATATTCAGGGCATTGAGGACTTCTTGGGGGATATGGACTTCAAGGTGGCAGGGACGGATACAGGAATTACGGCTCTGCAGATGGATATGAAGATTACTAACATTTCTCTGAAGACCTTGAGGGAAGCGATTTACCAAGCGCGGGCGGGGCGGTTATTTATCCTGGATAAGATGTTGCAGACTCTGCCCAAACCCCGTCCTGAGTTATCTCCCTATGCACCCCGTCTGACCACTATGAAGATCAACCCCGATCAAATTGGTTTGGTGATTGGTCCTGGGGGCAAGAACATCAAGGGCATCATTGAGGAAACGGGGGCAAAAATTGATATTAGTGATGATGGCACTGTCACGATCGCTTCTACTAGCCGTGAGGGGGCACGCCGCGCCCAATTGATGATCGAGTCCATGACCCGTAAGATTGCGGTAGGGGATGTGTTCCTGGGCAAAGTAACCAGGATTATCCCGATCGGGGCATTTGTGGAGTTTTTACCTGGCAAGGAGGGGATGGTACATATTTCCCAGCTGTCGGAGAATCGGGTAGCGCGGGTAGAGGATGTGATTGATGTGGGGGACAACATTGTGGTCAAGGTGCGGGAGATTGACCAGAAGGGTAGGTTTAATCTCACCCGTTTAGGTATCCATCCAGAAGAGGCGGCTCAGGCTCAAGCTAATGCCCTCTAG
- a CDS encoding TIGR00303 family protein: MIRVVSGGGRAREWLARYRGLKPAFVLVLGFTDTCLIEGISAAGATPASRKTTAIADAEFLYWGRNVYFPLPPLIAGASPVVISRAVVQELGLPLYIFDSGLPQPPTVPTIGLGGAPSRCLSTGRAQDWATVDHLFQKGLEWGKKLAAAHPYLVLSECVAGGTTTALAVLTALGIDAHSKVSSSHPICNHQQKWAVVQQGLARSVNLRTRDPSTIVAAVGDPMQPVIAGMTIGASSYGGVLLGGGSQMVAVYVLAQKLAEYYGLPWQPDRVVVGTTRWVVDDPSCQLAELATELDIPLVCSELHFRDARYPQLQCYEQGFVKEGVGAGASAIVSHLYAQWSQAKLVQEIETTFAQGVLKD; the protein is encoded by the coding sequence GTGATTCGGGTTGTCAGTGGTGGTGGTCGGGCGCGGGAGTGGCTAGCTAGATATAGGGGGCTTAAACCTGCCTTTGTCCTGGTACTGGGCTTTACTGATACTTGCCTGATTGAGGGGATTTCAGCGGCGGGAGCTACCCCTGCCAGTCGTAAAACCACAGCGATCGCTGATGCGGAGTTCCTTTACTGGGGCAGGAATGTCTATTTCCCCCTTCCCCCTCTCATAGCTGGGGCTTCTCCTGTTGTAATCAGCAGGGCAGTGGTGCAAGAGTTAGGTTTGCCCCTCTATATCTTTGACAGTGGGTTACCCCAGCCTCCCACTGTACCCACGATCGGGTTGGGCGGTGCTCCGTCTAGGTGTTTAAGTACAGGGAGGGCACAGGATTGGGCAACCGTAGACCACCTGTTTCAGAAAGGGTTGGAATGGGGCAAGAAGTTAGCTGCTGCTCATCCTTACCTGGTGCTCAGTGAATGTGTGGCAGGGGGGACAACTACGGCTCTTGCTGTCCTCACCGCCTTGGGGATTGATGCTCATAGCAAAGTCAGTAGTTCCCATCCCATCTGTAATCATCAGCAAAAGTGGGCAGTGGTACAACAGGGGTTAGCCCGATCGGTGAACCTTAGAACCCGTGACCCTTCAACAATTGTTGCCGCCGTGGGTGACCCCATGCAGCCTGTAATAGCAGGTATGACGATCGGGGCAAGTAGCTATGGGGGAGTACTGTTGGGGGGAGGCAGCCAGATGGTAGCGGTGTATGTCTTGGCACAGAAATTAGCAGAGTATTACGGATTGCCCTGGCAACCCGATCGGGTTGTGGTGGGTACGACCCGTTGGGTAGTGGATGACCCCAGTTGTCAATTGGCAGAGTTAGCCACAGAGTTAGACATACCCCTGGTTTGTAGCGAGTTACATTTTCGTGATGCCCGTTATCCCCAGTTGCAATGTTATGAACAGGGGTTTGTGAAGGAGGGAGTGGGAGCAGGTGCTAGTGCCATTGTCAGTCATCTTTATGCCCAGTGGAGTCAGGCAAAACTAGTGCAGGAAATTGAAACCACATTCGCCCAAGGTGTGCTCAAGGATTGA